The Primulina eburnea isolate SZY01 chromosome 13, ASM2296580v1, whole genome shotgun sequence genome includes a region encoding these proteins:
- the LOC140809483 gene encoding uncharacterized protein, protein MDVNSWFRRSFNKLKITSQSHPSSAAPASDVAPSSLSRNKIKEEEEQLYGVTDRLVEFVKSFSIETFRSFSLPDGEGSIADGGNSGNVRNDLSDWQENHAMLVLSRVKELSQLRFKLCPRYLKEQQFWRIYFALVRSYVTEYELRAVRLAKLKQVRAESDNVSNSSACEVEMSDVKFILPPDSGSSVEQK, encoded by the exons ATGGATGTGAATTCATGGTTCAGACGCAGTTTTAACAAGCTTAAAATCACCTCCCAATCCCATCCCTCCTCCGCCGCCCCTGCTTCCGACGTAGCGCCGTCATCTCTTTCCAGAAACAAAATCAAAGAAGAAGAGGAGCAGCTATACGGTGTAACCGATCGCTTGGTAGAATTCGTCAAATCCTTCTCAATTGAAACTTTCAGAAGCTTTTCTCTACCCG ATGGCGAGGGAAGTATTGCTGATGGTGGAAATTCTGGAAATGTACGGAATGATCTTTCCGATTGGCAAGAAAATCACGCGATGCTTGTTCTTTCCAGAGTCAAg GAACTTTCACAGCTTAGGTTTAAGTTATGTCCTCGGTATTTGAAAGAACAGCAGTTTTGGAGAATATATTTCGCCCTTGTGAGGAGTTATGTGACCGA ATATGAGTTGCGTGCTGTACGGCTAGCCAAGCTCAAACAGGTTAGGGCAGAAAGCGATAATGTCTCCAACAGCAGTGCCTGTGAAGTTGAAATGTCTGACGTGAAATTCATACTGCCCCCGGACTCTGGGTCTTCTGTGGAACAAAAGTAA